In Entomomonas moraniae, one DNA window encodes the following:
- a CDS encoding DUF2782 domain-containing protein produces the protein MRFLFPTCCLLLTSACVYNPQTHNNNDISDENTPNNADTTITRYQEGDKTIEEQRIKGFLYSVKVIPKEGKPYYLINADGDNAALKNAGPQQKIPSWTLFNW, from the coding sequence ATGAGATTTCTTTTTCCCACCTGCTGCTTACTATTAACGTCGGCCTGCGTTTATAACCCTCAAACACATAACAATAACGATATCAGTGATGAAAATACGCCTAATAATGCTGATACTACTATTACAAGGTATCAAGAAGGCGACAAAACAATAGAGGAACAACGTATAAAAGGATTTCTTTATTCCGTCAAGGTTATTCCAAAAGAAGGTAAGCCTTACTATTTAATTAATGCTGATGGTGACAATGCAGCATTAAAAAATGCAGGCCCACAGCAAAAAATTCCTTCATGGACTTTATTTAATTGGTAG
- a CDS encoding DUF3298 domain-containing protein, producing the protein MRYIRYLLISITSLLLCGCSYFKTTSQSDVAPFYWQLQQPNCKVETQQNNNCPNITYNGLNFNKFKKLNTLIDNKFLQILNAEKTTTLEEYLKNNLARANNGYHLNLSVQLMSENDVLIVLMLTLEEIPSTDQYNAPKVRFINFDKHKQKDITLKDAIITDKTESFWSTAQIAYKQWLEIQQLLNNETYQKDWPFIKTNNAALLPKQLMLKYSGNTLAPYAMGEPTLFIPYEQLHEILKPEYLPH; encoded by the coding sequence ATGAGATATATCCGCTATCTACTTATTTCTATAACTAGCCTATTATTATGTGGCTGTAGCTATTTTAAGACCACATCACAAAGTGATGTGGCTCCTTTTTATTGGCAACTTCAACAACCAAACTGTAAAGTGGAAACGCAACAAAATAATAATTGCCCAAATATTACTTATAACGGTCTTAATTTTAATAAATTCAAAAAACTAAATACGTTAATAGACAATAAGTTCTTACAAATACTCAATGCAGAAAAAACAACAACATTGGAAGAGTATTTAAAAAATAACCTAGCAAGAGCTAATAATGGTTATCACCTTAATCTTTCTGTGCAGCTAATGTCTGAAAATGATGTACTTATTGTTCTTATGCTGACATTAGAAGAAATACCATCAACAGACCAATATAATGCCCCAAAAGTTAGATTTATAAACTTTGATAAGCATAAACAAAAAGATATTACGTTAAAAGATGCCATCATTACGGATAAAACAGAAAGTTTTTGGTCAACAGCGCAAATTGCTTATAAACAATGGTTAGAAATTCAACAACTCTTAAATAATGAAACCTACCAAAAAGACTGGCCATTTATAAAAACCAATAATGCAGCCCTCCTACCAAAACAATTAATGTTAAAATACAGTGGTAATACTTTGGCACCTTATGCTATGGGGGAACCTACGCTATTTATTCCTTATGAACAGTTACACGAAATTTTAAAACCAGAATACTTACCCCATTAA
- the prlC gene encoding oligopeptidase A, translated as MNQTNPLLSNFDLPPYSKIKAEHVEPAVDTLLDTNRQAINTLLEQTPPVLTWENTVLALDEIGEKLGRAWSPVSHLNAVMNNVALRTAYEACLPKLSEYSTEIGQNKQLFERYKALQNSPIEKNFSIAQQTILKHTLRDFHLSGIDLPPEQQQRYGEIQTLLSELNSKFSNHVLDATQAWTKHVTDEQVLKGVPDDAKSQMAKAAQAKNLTGWLISLEFPCYYAVITYADDRNLREEIYQAYCTRASNQGPIANQFDNGPVMEEILSLRHELAKLLGFKNYAELSLADKMAETPSQVLSFLNDLATRSKPFAEQDLKELKQFAAEQGINTIQSWDISYFSEKLREARYSVSDEALRVYFPINKVLSGLFTIVKALYDIEISECYDFDTWHPNVRLFEIKEQGNTIGHFFFDLYARPHKRGGAWMDGVRDRYKNSQQQIVTPVANLVCNFMPATDGKPALLTHDEVTTLFHEFGHGLHHMLTRIEYSGASGINGVPWDAVELPSQFMENWCWQEESLALISGHYETGEPLPKDLLQKMLAAKNFQAGFMMIRQLEFSLFDFELHTHYDENQSVEQVLADVRKRVSVIIPPSYNRFANSFSHIFAGGYAAGYYSYKWAELLSADAFSRFEEEGIMNPQTGRLFRETILAKGGSEEPMDLFIEFRGRKPMIEPLLRHSGFLQEINK; from the coding sequence GTGAATCAAACAAATCCTCTTTTAAGTAATTTTGACTTGCCACCTTACTCAAAAATAAAAGCTGAACATGTTGAGCCAGCAGTTGATACTCTTTTAGACACGAATAGGCAAGCAATTAATACCCTGCTAGAACAAACACCTCCGGTACTAACATGGGAAAATACGGTGTTAGCCCTAGATGAAATAGGAGAGAAACTTGGCCGCGCGTGGAGTCCTGTTAGCCACCTGAATGCAGTGATGAATAACGTGGCTTTACGTACAGCCTATGAAGCTTGCCTTCCTAAACTTTCTGAGTATTCGACAGAAATTGGTCAAAACAAACAACTCTTCGAACGCTATAAAGCGTTACAAAATAGTCCGATAGAAAAAAACTTCTCAATTGCACAACAAACAATTCTCAAACATACATTAAGAGACTTTCATTTATCAGGGATCGATCTACCACCAGAACAACAACAACGTTATGGTGAAATCCAAACACTACTTTCTGAGCTTAACAGCAAATTCTCTAATCATGTGTTAGATGCCACTCAAGCATGGACTAAACATGTGACAGATGAGCAAGTATTAAAGGGAGTACCTGATGATGCAAAGTCACAAATGGCAAAAGCGGCGCAAGCAAAAAACTTAACTGGTTGGCTAATTAGTCTTGAGTTCCCTTGTTATTATGCTGTCATTACTTATGCTGATGATAGAAACTTGCGTGAAGAAATCTACCAAGCCTATTGTACTCGCGCATCTAATCAAGGCCCTATAGCTAATCAATTTGACAATGGCCCTGTCATGGAAGAAATATTATCTTTACGCCATGAACTTGCCAAGCTACTGGGTTTTAAAAATTATGCCGAGCTCTCTTTAGCAGACAAGATGGCAGAAACACCTTCTCAAGTATTAAGTTTTTTAAATGACCTCGCGACTCGAAGCAAACCCTTTGCGGAGCAAGACTTAAAAGAACTAAAACAATTTGCAGCAGAGCAAGGTATTAACACTATACAAAGCTGGGATATTAGTTACTTTAGTGAAAAATTAAGAGAAGCTCGCTACAGTGTTTCGGATGAAGCATTACGCGTGTACTTTCCTATTAATAAAGTACTTTCTGGGTTATTTACGATTGTTAAGGCACTCTATGATATCGAAATTTCTGAGTGCTATGATTTTGATACATGGCACCCTAATGTCAGATTATTCGAAATAAAAGAACAAGGAAATACCATTGGCCATTTCTTTTTTGACTTGTATGCCCGTCCTCATAAAAGAGGGGGAGCCTGGATGGATGGCGTACGTGACCGCTATAAAAACAGTCAACAACAAATAGTCACCCCTGTTGCAAATTTAGTTTGTAACTTTATGCCTGCAACAGATGGAAAACCCGCATTACTAACCCATGACGAGGTCACTACGTTATTTCATGAGTTCGGTCATGGGCTCCATCACATGCTGACACGTATTGAATATTCTGGTGCATCAGGAATAAATGGTGTCCCTTGGGATGCTGTGGAATTACCTAGTCAATTTATGGAAAACTGGTGCTGGCAAGAAGAAAGCTTAGCACTTATTTCAGGGCACTACGAAACAGGTGAACCATTACCCAAAGACTTATTACAAAAAATGTTAGCCGCTAAAAACTTTCAAGCAGGCTTTATGATGATAAGGCAGCTTGAGTTCTCTCTATTCGATTTTGAACTGCATACACACTATGATGAAAATCAATCAGTAGAACAAGTGCTTGCCGATGTAAGAAAGCGTGTTTCTGTTATAATCCCACCAAGTTACAATCGTTTTGCTAATAGCTTTTCACATATTTTTGCAGGGGGCTATGCAGCTGGTTACTATAGCTACAAATGGGCAGAATTATTATCAGCAGATGCTTTTTCTCGTTTTGAAGAGGAAGGGATCATGAATCCCCAGACAGGCCGTTTATTTCGTGAAACCATTTTAGCAAAAGGAGGCTCAGAAGAACCAATGGATTTATTTATTGAGTTCCGTGGCCGAAAACCCATGATTGAACCATTATTACGTCACTCTGGTTTTTTACAAGAGATAAATAAATGA
- a CDS encoding YheV family putative zinc ribbon protein — protein sequence MITPKRFIAGAICPSCKEIDKLVMWSEDNLPHRECMACGFTDIFDEHKEKSNAPLEPNTRITPQEFIAKKEKIIQFFPNPKLNRKPH from the coding sequence ATGATAACACCTAAGCGATTTATTGCAGGGGCTATTTGCCCCTCCTGTAAAGAAATTGACAAACTTGTCATGTGGTCAGAAGATAATCTACCTCATAGAGAATGCATGGCCTGCGGCTTCACTGATATTTTTGATGAGCATAAAGAAAAGTCAAACGCCCCTCTCGAGCCGAATACTCGTATCACACCACAGGAGTTCATTGCAAAAAAGGAAAAAATCATTCAATTTTTCCCCAACCCTAAACTGAATAGAAAACCACATTGA
- a CDS encoding hybrid sensor histidine kinase/response regulator: MLWYSCIIVTALVIYTILLYGSTIYASLNNTNISSPFLRKLFYGLSFTAYSSGWIYLGALESADNEPWTYLPLFLGPFIVFIFFHRFFTKILVISHKENIPSIPIFLEKRYGNSKALAIVITLVCIIIFIPYIALQLRAVITLLSVTLEYDSDYSITAINYIVLAVTICLVFLIIIISGRQENLVQNKYKSLLFIASISAFLKVIAFIVIALLACYLFYKSFSSQNLAIDFYSMTKSIFFKNFNLAEFIFQTTISMMAGICIIYLFQTNIAKEQKVKDFYAARWIFLFYLLIIALSTIPIIIIGHLMIKDIGNEYWLIVLPIYEKSSILILITVLGGFAATAGTTIVCCFSLSRIINQTFFSNYSLSLSSPSFFQLQTFRWLSIITILMLAFVCHLCLSYQTTLSDIGWISFAGLIQLFPAMLGALYWRSANKQGVILGILLGISFWAATLLLPLLLKHDISQFPTNSILEWIAELLPFHLSYITFCTTLAFLINFTVFFTFSLLSKKRVVEYWQATKFINQNGYKQGSNAFVVTVEDLLLIAARFIGDKKTLTLFENFAREQEVPLVLNNKATPELIYYTEHLLAEKLGSSTARAMVGSAIEGKEMQMEDVLLIADEASEVLRFNRSLLQGALEHIDQGISVIDKSLQLVFWNQSYMDLFDYPEDFITAGKPVGDIIYYNATRGMCGSGTIDEIVIKRLKWLSLGSPHKSERVFPNGRVIEIIGNPMPSGGFVTSFTDITAYREAERKLQESNELLEQRVDARTKELSELNTALIKAKSHAEQANESKTRFLAAVSHDLMQPLNAARLFASSLSQEALPASANSLIDHLELSLSSAEELISDLLDISRLESGRIVPKNETVSLAILFDTINKEFSALIPEDISFKAHICHAFVKTDAKLLKRILQNFLTNAFRYGEGRVILGARRLKDHIRIEVWDQGQGIPEDKQKIIFEEFKRLDSHQTRAEKGLGLGLAIADGFCKLLNHPIGVRSWLGKGSVFSVTVPISAPPVPSVNKNADTPAPSMPVPNTTAINILCVDNEESILIGMKTLLSRWQCNVMIAKDQKECENILATDFKPQILLIDYHLDAGYTGTELIRWLRDYLKAPELPAIIISADNTPEIIEKLQQDKLDFIKKPIKPAQLRALISLHVNLK; encoded by the coding sequence ATGTTGTGGTATAGTTGTATTATTGTTACGGCACTGGTTATTTACACTATATTACTCTATGGTTCAACCATTTATGCCTCACTAAACAATACTAATATTTCATCTCCTTTCCTTAGAAAGCTATTTTATGGGCTGTCTTTTACAGCATATAGTAGTGGCTGGATTTATTTAGGGGCACTTGAGTCTGCAGATAATGAACCATGGACTTACTTGCCACTTTTCTTAGGCCCCTTTATAGTTTTTATTTTTTTTCATCGTTTTTTTACTAAAATTCTCGTCATTAGTCATAAAGAAAATATTCCCTCTATCCCTATTTTTTTAGAAAAACGTTATGGTAATTCTAAAGCATTAGCCATTGTCATCACATTGGTGTGCATTATTATTTTTATCCCTTATATTGCCTTGCAATTAAGGGCTGTTATTACTCTACTTTCTGTCACCCTTGAATACGATAGTGACTACTCAATAACTGCCATTAACTATATAGTCCTAGCTGTCACCATATGCCTAGTTTTTTTAATCATTATTATTTCTGGCAGACAAGAAAATCTTGTTCAGAATAAATACAAAAGCTTGTTATTCATTGCATCAATCAGTGCTTTTTTAAAAGTCATCGCATTTATAGTTATTGCTCTTCTCGCTTGCTATCTATTTTATAAGAGCTTCTCGTCTCAAAACTTAGCCATTGATTTTTACTCCATGACTAAATCTATATTTTTTAAAAATTTTAATTTAGCTGAGTTCATATTTCAAACAACAATCTCCATGATGGCTGGTATTTGTATTATTTATCTTTTCCAAACCAATATTGCCAAAGAACAAAAGGTAAAAGATTTTTATGCTGCACGGTGGATATTCTTATTTTATTTATTGATTATTGCGCTTAGTACAATCCCTATTATCATTATTGGTCATTTAATGATTAAAGACATTGGTAATGAGTATTGGCTTATTGTTCTGCCTATATACGAAAAGTCTAGTATATTAATCCTTATAACTGTACTAGGAGGTTTTGCGGCCACAGCTGGTACTACTATTGTTTGCTGTTTTTCTCTATCTCGAATAATAAACCAGACTTTTTTTAGTAACTATTCATTATCGTTGTCTAGCCCCTCTTTCTTTCAACTGCAAACATTTCGTTGGCTATCGATTATTACCATCTTGATGTTAGCGTTCGTTTGTCACTTGTGTCTATCTTATCAAACAACATTAAGCGATATTGGCTGGATATCTTTCGCGGGACTTATTCAACTATTTCCAGCAATGCTGGGAGCACTTTATTGGCGATCGGCTAATAAACAAGGTGTTATCCTCGGTATTTTGCTTGGTATTAGTTTTTGGGCTGCCACATTATTACTTCCATTACTTTTAAAACATGACATTTCACAATTTCCTACGAACTCTATTTTAGAATGGATTGCAGAATTACTCCCATTCCATCTGTCTTACATCACTTTTTGTACCACATTGGCTTTCCTTATCAACTTCACCGTTTTTTTTACATTTTCATTACTATCAAAAAAACGTGTTGTTGAGTATTGGCAGGCCACAAAATTTATTAACCAAAATGGCTACAAGCAAGGCTCAAATGCTTTTGTAGTCACGGTAGAAGACTTACTTCTTATTGCCGCTAGATTTATTGGTGATAAAAAGACGTTAACTCTCTTTGAAAACTTTGCAAGAGAGCAAGAAGTACCATTAGTTTTAAATAATAAAGCAACACCTGAGCTCATTTACTACACAGAGCATTTACTTGCTGAAAAACTCGGAAGCTCAACAGCTAGAGCGATGGTTGGCTCAGCTATTGAAGGTAAAGAAATGCAAATGGAAGATGTCTTATTAATTGCGGATGAGGCTTCTGAAGTTTTGCGTTTTAACCGCTCTTTACTACAGGGCGCATTAGAACATATCGATCAAGGAATTAGTGTTATTGACAAATCGTTACAGCTTGTCTTTTGGAACCAAAGTTACATGGATCTATTCGATTACCCTGAAGATTTTATAACCGCAGGAAAACCTGTTGGTGATATTATTTATTACAATGCCACAAGGGGTATGTGTGGTTCTGGTACCATCGACGAAATCGTCATTAAGCGATTAAAATGGTTATCATTAGGCTCCCCCCATAAATCAGAACGTGTATTTCCAAATGGCCGCGTCATTGAGATCATTGGTAATCCAATGCCAAGTGGTGGATTTGTAACTAGCTTCACTGATATTACCGCCTACCGTGAAGCAGAAAGAAAACTTCAAGAGTCAAATGAGTTGCTAGAACAACGTGTTGATGCAAGAACTAAAGAACTTTCTGAGCTTAATACTGCGCTCATAAAAGCAAAAAGCCATGCTGAACAAGCTAATGAATCAAAAACTCGCTTTTTAGCTGCTGTTAGCCATGATCTAATGCAACCATTAAATGCTGCCAGACTATTTGCATCTTCCCTCTCTCAGGAAGCGCTACCAGCATCGGCAAACTCTCTCATCGATCATTTGGAGCTTTCATTATCTTCTGCTGAAGAGCTTATTTCTGATTTATTAGACATATCTCGCTTAGAAAGTGGGCGCATCGTACCAAAAAATGAGACCGTTTCTTTGGCTATACTATTTGATACCATTAATAAAGAGTTCTCTGCTTTAATACCTGAAGATATTTCATTTAAAGCCCATATTTGCCATGCCTTTGTCAAAACAGATGCTAAGCTACTAAAACGAATATTACAAAATTTCCTAACCAATGCCTTTCGCTATGGGGAAGGACGAGTTATCTTAGGTGCGCGACGCTTAAAAGACCATATCCGTATTGAAGTATGGGATCAAGGACAAGGAATACCTGAGGATAAGCAAAAAATTATTTTTGAAGAATTTAAACGTTTAGACAGCCATCAGACTCGTGCAGAAAAAGGGCTTGGTCTTGGGCTAGCAATCGCTGATGGATTTTGTAAATTATTAAATCATCCAATTGGCGTACGCTCATGGCTAGGAAAAGGTAGTGTCTTCAGCGTTACCGTCCCTATTAGCGCGCCGCCTGTGCCGTCCGTTAATAAAAACGCTGATACTCCAGCCCCATCTATGCCTGTGCCTAATACAACAGCAATCAATATATTGTGTGTTGATAATGAGGAATCTATTTTAATCGGGATGAAAACACTGCTATCTCGTTGGCAATGCAATGTTATGATAGCGAAAGATCAAAAAGAATGCGAAAACATACTTGCTACTGATTTTAAACCACAAATATTACTTATCGACTATCATCTTGATGCCGGCTATACAGGCACAGAACTTATAAGATGGCTACGTGACTACTTAAAGGCCCCTGAACTTCCAGCGATTATTATTAGTGCAGATAACACACCAGAAATAATAGAAAAACTACAACAAGATAAATTAGATTTTATTAAGAAACCCATTAAGCCGGCACAACTAAGAGCTCTTATTAGCCTGCATGTTAACCTAAAATAA
- a CDS encoding glyceraldehyde-3-phosphate dehydrogenase: MSQTSQKCLTEWTDRETLAENMIPLVGQLYRKNHVVTSIYGVSLINQSVVSILQIHASTQYRFGSEAELSVKETYPLLVAMSELNLGSASIDLGRLAVKYRDEKSLTPDAFLRKELVDIIDKQEDQPADCGADVVLYGFGRIGRLLARIMIERTGSGDGLRLRAIVVRKGSEDDLEKRANLLRRDSVHGAFKGTVIVDEKNNTLSVNGSLIQIIYSSDPSTVDYTQYGINDAIVIDNTGKWRDEEGLGQHLKCPGVSRVILTAPGKGKLKNIVYGVNDNLITKDDKIISAASCTTNAIVPVLKVVNDEFGIENGHVETVHSYTNDQNLIDNFHKGSRRGRSAALNMVITETGAATAAAKALPELAGKLTGNAIRVPTPNVSLAILNLNLGKTTTREALNDYLRNMALHSKLNRQIDFIDSTEVVSSDFVGSRHAGIVDAAATICTDNHAVLYVWYDNEFGYSSQVIRIVENIANVRRLAFPKD, translated from the coding sequence GTGTCACAAACATCACAAAAATGTCTTACTGAGTGGACTGATCGTGAAACATTAGCCGAAAACATGATCCCGCTAGTTGGTCAATTATATCGTAAGAATCACGTCGTTACTTCTATTTACGGTGTGAGCCTAATTAACCAATCGGTTGTTTCTATTTTGCAAATTCATGCCTCAACCCAATACCGTTTTGGAAGTGAAGCTGAACTTTCAGTCAAAGAGACCTATCCACTTTTGGTTGCTATGTCTGAGTTAAACTTAGGATCTGCTTCTATTGATCTTGGACGTTTAGCCGTTAAGTATCGCGATGAAAAGTCTTTAACACCTGATGCTTTTTTAAGAAAAGAACTTGTTGATATTATTGATAAGCAAGAAGATCAACCTGCTGATTGTGGTGCTGATGTAGTTCTTTATGGTTTTGGTCGTATTGGGCGCCTATTAGCGCGTATTATGATTGAAAGAACAGGTAGTGGTGATGGCTTAAGATTAAGAGCTATTGTTGTTCGTAAAGGTTCTGAAGATGATTTAGAGAAACGTGCTAATTTATTACGCAGAGATTCTGTTCATGGAGCTTTTAAAGGCACTGTCATTGTAGATGAAAAAAATAATACACTTTCTGTCAATGGTAGTTTAATCCAAATTATTTATTCAAGTGACCCTAGCACTGTTGATTATACTCAGTATGGTATTAATGATGCGATTGTCATTGATAATACCGGTAAATGGCGTGATGAAGAGGGTTTAGGCCAACATTTAAAATGCCCAGGTGTGTCACGTGTTATTTTAACAGCCCCAGGTAAAGGAAAGTTAAAAAATATTGTTTATGGTGTTAATGATAATTTAATTACCAAAGATGATAAAATTATTTCAGCCGCTTCTTGTACAACCAATGCCATCGTTCCTGTATTAAAGGTCGTTAATGATGAGTTTGGTATTGAAAATGGCCACGTAGAAACTGTACATTCCTATACAAATGACCAAAACTTAATTGATAACTTCCATAAAGGAAGCCGTCGTGGTCGTAGTGCTGCACTTAATATGGTTATTACCGAAACTGGGGCTGCAACGGCAGCTGCTAAGGCCCTTCCTGAGTTGGCAGGAAAATTAACAGGTAATGCTATACGTGTACCTACCCCTAACGTTTCTTTAGCCATTCTTAATCTAAATCTTGGTAAGACAACAACCAGAGAAGCATTAAATGACTATTTAAGGAATATGGCATTACATTCTAAGTTAAATAGACAAATAGATTTTATTGATTCTACAGAAGTAGTTTCAAGCGACTTTGTTGGCTCTCGCCATGCGGGTATTGTCGATGCTGCGGCAACAATTTGTACTGATAATCATGCTGTGTTGTATGTATGGTATGACAATGAGTTTGGTTATAGTTCACAAGTGATTCGTATTGTTGAAAACATTGCGAATGTAAGACGGTTAGCTTTTCCTAAAGATTAA
- the lpxO gene encoding lipid A hydroxylase LpxO, which translates to MKIIIIGLLIASVLFVHFRGRVRHKWSRQIKDHSTFLAPLNSIIYLTSKLPSQPFYSTDIYPELKVFEENWEKIKEEGERLLEAGKVKGSDKLDDAGFNSFFRKGWKRFYLKWYGDSHPSAMELCPYTTALVRDIPTVKAAMFTELPPGARLVTHRDPYSGSLRYHLGLDTPNDDRCFIDVDGEKYSWRDGEGVIFDETYIHYAENMTDHRRLIFFCDMDRPLKYRWATAFNHWVGKNIVAAAASPNEEGDKTGAINKAFGYLYKIRARGKELKKRNRFRYYLEQWLFLLFIIWIIWII; encoded by the coding sequence TTGAAAATTATCATTATTGGATTGCTTATTGCGAGTGTGTTGTTTGTGCATTTCCGTGGGCGTGTTCGTCATAAATGGTCACGTCAAATAAAAGATCACTCGACCTTTTTAGCACCCTTAAATTCTATTATTTATCTAACGTCAAAGTTGCCTAGCCAACCGTTTTATTCGACAGATATTTATCCAGAACTGAAAGTATTTGAAGAAAACTGGGAAAAAATTAAGGAAGAAGGCGAGCGTTTATTAGAAGCTGGTAAAGTGAAAGGCTCTGATAAGTTAGATGATGCAGGATTTAATTCTTTTTTCCGTAAAGGATGGAAGCGTTTTTACTTGAAGTGGTATGGCGATAGCCACCCATCAGCAATGGAGTTATGCCCTTATACTACAGCACTCGTAAGGGATATTCCTACAGTTAAAGCCGCTATGTTTACAGAGCTTCCCCCTGGGGCTAGGCTTGTGACTCATCGTGACCCTTACTCTGGATCTTTACGCTATCATTTAGGTTTAGATACGCCTAATGATGATCGTTGTTTTATTGATGTTGATGGCGAAAAATACTCTTGGCGTGATGGTGAGGGGGTTATTTTTGATGAGACCTATATTCATTATGCTGAAAATATGACAGATCATCGTCGTCTTATTTTCTTCTGTGATATGGATCGACCATTGAAATATCGTTGGGCTACAGCGTTTAATCATTGGGTTGGTAAAAATATTGTGGCTGCTGCGGCCTCCCCTAATGAAGAAGGGGATAAAACAGGCGCTATTAATAAAGCTTTTGGGTATCTTTATAAAATACGTGCTCGTGGTAAAGAGTTAAAGAAAAGAAACCGTTTCCGTTATTATTTGGAACAATGGTTGTTTTTACTCTTCATTATTTGGATTATTTGGATCATTTAA
- the dtd gene encoding D-aminoacyl-tRNA deacylase, with protein MKALIQRVAHASVSVDKIIIGEINTGILALVGVESDDTSDRADKLLHKLLNYRIFSDENDKMNKSLLDIHGGLLLVSQFTLVANTKSGLRPSFSSAADPLLGEQLFNYLLGQAKQKYDIVATGQFGAHMQIDLINDGPVTFLLEV; from the coding sequence ATGAAAGCATTAATACAACGAGTCGCACATGCAAGTGTTTCTGTTGATAAAATTATTATAGGTGAAATTAATACGGGTATATTGGCACTAGTCGGTGTGGAATCAGATGATACTTCAGATAGAGCTGATAAATTACTGCACAAATTATTAAATTATCGAATCTTCTCTGATGAAAATGATAAGATGAATAAATCGCTACTTGATATTCATGGTGGTTTATTATTGGTATCACAATTTACGCTAGTAGCTAATACCAAAAGTGGCTTAAGACCTAGTTTTTCAAGTGCGGCAGATCCTTTGTTAGGTGAGCAGTTGTTTAATTATTTATTAGGCCAAGCTAAACAGAAATATGACATTGTAGCAACTGGGCAGTTTGGTGCGCATATGCAAATTGATCTTATCAATGATGGGCCTGTGACATTTTTGTTAGAGGTATAG
- the pip gene encoding prolyl aminopeptidase gives MHALFPEIKPYAVHKMNVAEPHILHVEESGSPTGLPVLFLHGGPGGGCDENSARFFDPTIYRIITFDQRGCGKSTPYASLENNTTWDLVSDIEVIRQKLLIDQWVVFGGSWGSTLALAYAQAHSNRVLGLILRGIFLCRPSEIKWFYQEGASRLFPDFWEDYIAPIPINERNDLVQAFYKRLTSTDETIQLEVAKAWSGWEGRTITLVPNSKVSDTFLEPKKALAMARIECHYFMNNAHLEPNQLLNDMDKIAHIPGVIVHGRYDVICPLDNAWQLHKLWPNSELNIIGESGHSAFERGTADALIRATYNIAHRLLTQF, from the coding sequence ATGCATGCACTATTTCCAGAGATTAAGCCTTATGCTGTGCATAAGATGAATGTTGCTGAGCCACATATTCTACATGTAGAGGAAAGTGGTTCGCCTACAGGATTACCAGTATTGTTTTTACATGGGGGCCCAGGCGGGGGATGCGATGAAAACAGTGCACGCTTTTTTGATCCAACGATTTATCGTATTATTACATTTGATCAGCGCGGCTGTGGGAAATCGACTCCCTATGCTAGTTTGGAAAATAATACTACATGGGATTTAGTTTCTGATATTGAGGTTATTCGTCAAAAGCTCTTAATAGACCAATGGGTCGTTTTTGGTGGGTCTTGGGGATCAACATTGGCTTTAGCTTATGCACAAGCGCATTCGAATCGAGTATTGGGTTTAATTTTGAGGGGGATTTTTTTGTGTCGCCCATCAGAGATTAAATGGTTTTACCAAGAGGGAGCTAGTCGTCTATTTCCAGATTTCTGGGAGGATTATATTGCTCCTATTCCTATCAATGAGCGCAATGATCTAGTCCAAGCATTTTATAAACGATTAACAAGTACGGATGAAACTATTCAGCTTGAGGTGGCAAAGGCTTGGTCTGGTTGGGAAGGGCGTACAATAACACTTGTGCCTAACTCTAAAGTATCAGATACTTTTTTAGAACCTAAAAAAGCACTAGCAATGGCGCGTATTGAATGTCATTATTTTATGAATAATGCCCATTTAGAACCTAATCAGTTGCTAAACGATATGGATAAAATTGCTCATATCCCTGGCGTTATTGTACATGGGCGTTATGATGTTATCTGCCCATTAGATAATGCTTGGCAATTGCACAAGTTGTGGCCAAATAGTGAGTTAAATATTATCGGTGAGTCAGGGCATTCCGCCTTCGAGCGTGGTACCGCCGATGCATTGATTAGAGCCACCTATAACATAGCTCATCGGTTATTAACGCAATTTTAG